The Penicillium oxalicum strain HP7-1 chromosome VI, whole genome shotgun sequence genome window below encodes:
- a CDS encoding D-galacturonate reductase: MAAADVRFKLNTGAEIPALGLGTWQSAPGEVARAVYHAIKVGYRHIDGAMCYGNENEVGQGIKQAIDEGIVTREDLFVTTKLWCTYHARVQEGLDESLQNLGLDYVDLYLMHWPLAMNPNGNHPMFPKLEDGSRDIVHDHSHVTTWKSMEKLVGSGKVRAIGVSNYSVKYLEELLPQATVVPAANQIENHPSLPQQEIVDFCKQKGIHITAYSPLGSTGNVLFKAKPIVEVSEKRGVSPASILLSWHIARGSSVLAKSVNPDRIEANRKDLIHLDSEDMATIQKYIDELAATNSFQRLVFPPFGKTFGFPDKE, from the exons atggCTGCCGCAGACGTCCGCTTCAAATTGAACACTGGCGCCGAGATCCCCGCGCTGGGCCTGGGTACATGGCAGTCCGCCCCCGGTGAGGTCGCTCGCGCGGTCTACCACGCCATCAAGGTCGGATATCGCCACATTGACGGAGCCATGTGCTACGGTAATGAGAACGAGGTCGGCCAAGGAATTAAGCAGGCGATTGACGAGGGTATCGTCACGCGCGAGGACCTCTTTGTGACCACCAAGCTGTGGTGCACCTATCACGCTCGTGTCCAGGAGGGATTGGACGAGTCTCTTCAGAACCTGGGCCTTGACTATGTGGACTTGTATCTGATGCACTGGCCCTTGGCCATGAACCCGAATG GAAACCACCCCATGTTCCCCAAGCTTGAAGACGGCTCGCGAGACATTGTCCACGACCATAGCCACGTCACCACCTGGAAGAGCATGGAGAAACTTGTCGGCTCCGGCAAAGTGCGCGCCATCGGCGTCTCCAACTACAGCGTCAAGTATCTCGAGGAACTCCTGCCCCAAGCTACCGTTGTCCCCGCCGCCAACCAGATCGAGAACCACCCGTCCCTGCCCCAGCAGGAGATTGTCGACTTCTGCAAGCAAAAGGGAATCCACATCACCGCGTACAGCCCCCTCGGCAGCACCGGTAACGTCTTGTTCAAAGCCAAGCCCATCGTCGAGGTTTCGGAGAAGCGTGGTGTCTCCCCGGCTTCTATTTTGTTGAGCTGGCACA TTGCCCGAGGATCCTCTGTCCTGGCCAAGTCCGTCAACCCCGATCGTATCGAGGCCAACCGCAAGGACCTGATCCACCTGGACTCGGAAGACATGGCCACCATTCAAAAGTACATTGACGAATTGGCCGCCACCAACTCCTTCCAGCGTCttgtcttcccccccttcgGCAAGACCTTTGGATTCCCCGACAAGGAGTAA
- a CDS encoding Inositol oxygenase 1, which translates to MAPVAIAADTPAAPIFNKQRDGQALEELSDAIDQVNVLKSTLTSQPEKGLYDESEFDKAKDKTTFRQYEDACDRVKNFYKEQHTKQSVAYNLKARHDFHSKTRAEMTVWEAMEKLNTLIDESDPDTSLSQIEHLLQSAEAIRRDGKPRWMQLTGLIHDLGKLLFFFDAQGQWDVVGDTFPVGCAFDERIIYGRESFRDNEDFGHSIYDTKFGIYSPGCGLDQVMLSWGHDEYLYHIAKEQSTLPDEALAMIRYHSFYPWHNAGAYHELMNDHDQEMLRAVKAFNPYDLYSKSDDVPSAEELKPYYLELIDEFFPNKVVRW; encoded by the coding sequence ATGGCACCCGTCGCTATTGCAGCTGACACACCAGCCGCTCCCATCTTCAACAAGCAACGAGATGGGCAGGCCCTGGAGGAATTGTCTGATGCTATCGACCAAGTCAACGTCCTCAAGAGCACGCTTACGTCACAGCCGGAGAAGGGTCTGTACGACGAGTCCGAGTTCGACAAAGCCAAGGACAAGACCACTTTTCGTCAATATGAGGACGCCTGTGACCGTGTCAAGAATTTCTACAAGGAGCAACACACCAAGCAAAGCGTGGCCTACAACCTCAAGGCTCGCCACGATTTCCACAGTAAGACTCGGGCGGAAATGACCGTCTGGGAGGCCATGGAGAAGCTCAACACCCTCATCGACGAGTCCGACCCCGACACCAGTCTCTCCCAGATCGAACACCTGCTGCAGTCGGCCGAGGCCATTCGCCGCGATGGCAAGCCTCGCTGGATGCAATTGACCGGGCTGATCCACGATCTGGGTAaattgctcttcttcttcgatgCGCAGGGGCAGTGGGACGTTGTGGGCGACACTTTCCCCGTTGGTTGTGCCTTTGACGAGCGGATCATCTATGGTCGAGAGTCTTTCCGAGATAACGAGGACTTTGGCCATTCCATCTACGACACCAAGTTTGGCATCTACAGTCCCGGCTGTGGGCTGGACCAGGTCATGCTCTCCTGGGGCCACGATGAATACCTCTATCACATTGCCAAGGAGCAGTCTACGCTCCCCGACGAGGCTCTTGCCATGATTCGCTATCACTCCTTCTACCCCTGGCACAATGCGGGCGCCTACCATGAGCTGATGAATGATCACGACCAAGAGATGCTTCGTGCGGTCAAGGCCTTCAACCCTTATGACCTGTACAGCAAGAGCGACGATGTCCCCAGTGCCGAGGAGTTGAAGCCTTACTACCTGGAACTCATCGATGAGTTCTTCCCCAACAAGGTTGTCCGCTGGTAG